Proteins encoded in a region of the Benincasa hispida cultivar B227 chromosome 2, ASM972705v1, whole genome shotgun sequence genome:
- the LOC120070691 gene encoding beta-glucosidase 12-like, which yields MGLRGYIVAKLVVFILVVGARGNPNYDVESNLNRNSFPKGFVFGTASSAYQYEGAANEDGRGPSIWDTFTHKYSGKIQDGSNGDVANDAYHRYKEDVGIMKEMNLDAYRFSISWSRVLPNGKLSGGVNHKGIEYYNNLINELLAKGIKPFITLFHWDLPQALEDKYGGFLSPHIMNDFQDYAELCFKEFGDRVKHWITLNEPWTYSMGGYALGNFAPNRCSSWQNLNCSGGNAATEPYLATHNQILAHAAAVKLYRDKYQKSQKGLIGITLVCHWFVPVSNVRRERNAAYRALDFMFGWFMDPLTFGDYPKSMKSLVGKRLPTFTKEQSELVKGSFDFLGFNYYTANYASYMPPPNANRITYFSDARATLSTEHNGIPIGPKAASPWLAIYPRGIRDVLLYIKAKYNNPLIYITENGVDEFNNATLPLKEALVDNFRIDYYKAHLSFLQKAIEDGVRVKGYFAWSLLDNFEWSNGYTVRFGINFVDYRDGFKRYPKLSAHWFKKFLKH from the exons ATGGGTTTGAGAGGATATATTGTGGCAAAGCTTGTTGTTTTTATTCTTGTTGTTGGTGCAAGAGGAAACCCTAACTATGATGTTGAGTCCAATTTGAATAGAAATAGTTTCCCAAAAGGATTTGTTTTTGGGACTGCTTCATCAGCTTACCAA TATGAAGGAGCTGCAAATGAAGATGGTAGAGGGCCTAGTATTTGGGATACCTTCACACACAAATATTCAG GGAAGATTCAAGATGGGAGCAATGGAGATGTAGCTAATGATGCTTACCATCGCTATAAG GAAGATGTTGGgattatgaaagagatgaattTAGATGCTTATAGATTTTCAATTTCTTGGTCTAGAGTCCTTCCAA ACGGAAAACTTAGTGGAGGAGTGAACCACAAAGGAATTGAATACTACAACAACCTTATCAATGAGTTACTAGCTAAAG GAATAAAGCCATTTATTACACTCTTCCATTGGGATCTTCCCCAAGCCTTAGAAGATAAATATGGTGGTTTTTTGAGCCCTCATATTAT GAATGATTTTCAAGATTATGCGGAACTTTGCTTCAAAGAATTTGGAGATAGAGTGAAGCATTGGATCACGTTAAACGAGCCATGGACGTATAGTATGGGAGGCTATGCACTAGGCAACTTTGCTCCAAATAGATGCTCCTCATGGCAGAACCTCAACTGTAGTGGTGGAAACGCTGCCACTGAACCATATCTTGCTACTCACAATCAAATTCTTGCTCATGCTGCTGCAGTCAAGCTTTACAGAGACAAATATCAG AAATCTCAAAAGGGTTTGATAGGAATAACCTTAGTGTGTCATTGGTTTGTTCCAGTTTCAAATGTAAGAAGAGAGCGCAATGCTGCATATAGAGCTCTTGATTTCATGTTTGGTTG GTTCATGGATCCATTAACGTTTGGAGATTATCCAAAGAGCATGAAATCCCTTGTTGGAAAGAGACTACCAACCTTCACAAAAGAGCAATCTGAGTTGGTGAAagggtcctttgattttcttggattCAACTACTACACTGCCAATTATGCATCATACATGCCACCTCCCAATGCTAACCGTATTACCTACTTCTCCGATGCTCGTGCTACTCTCTCGACTGAGCATAACGGCATTCCGATCGGTCCAAAGGCAGCTTCCCCATGGCTTGCAATTTACCCTAGAGGCATTCGAGATGTACTTTTGTATATCAAAGCAAAGTACAATAATCCCCTCATCTATATTACAGAGAATG GAGTTGATGAGTTTAACAATGCCACTCTCCCTTTAAAGGAAGCACTTGTGGACAACTTCAGAATTGATTACTATAAAGCTCATCTCTCTTTCCTACAAAAAGCGATTGA GGATGGTGTAAGAGTGAAAGGGTATTTTGCATGGTCGTTGTTGGACAACTTTGAATGGTCTAATGGCTACACAGTAAGATTTGGCATCAACTTTGTTGATTATAGAGATGGATTCAAGAGATACCCTAAACTCTCAGCTCATTGGTTCAAGAAGTTCCTCAAACACTAG